From Streptomyces sp. CMB-StM0423, a single genomic window includes:
- a CDS encoding catalase, whose amino-acid sequence MSDPSSTDNTGTPVESDQYSLSVGADGPILLQDSYLIEKMAQFNRERVPERVVHAKGSGAYGTFQVTGDVSELTKADVFQPGRRTRMLARFSTVAGEQGSPDTWRDPRGFALKFYTRDGVYDMVGNNTPIFFMRDPSKFQDFIRSQKRTLDSNLRDNDMQWDYWTLSPESAHQVTYLMGDRGIPRTYRHMNGYSSHTYLWTNAAGKRTWIKYHFKTDQGVGYLSDADAAALAGEDADFHRRDLAEAIARGEAPSWTLYVQAIPYDDAPDYRFNIFDVTKTVPHGDYPLTEVGRMTLDTNPEDYFVHIEQAAFEPSNLVPGIGPSPDKMLQARLFSYADTHRYRIGTNYAQLPPNQSETEVRSYAKDGAMRYHPPNVARPYAPNSYGGPAADEERSNHPPRWTVDTAEMVRAAYTLHADDDDFTQPGTLVRDVLDDAARDRLVGNVTRHLLNGVSEPVLQRAVAYWRSVDLRTGDRIAAGVRQS is encoded by the coding sequence ATGAGCGACCCGAGCAGCACCGACAACACCGGCACCCCCGTCGAGAGCGACCAGTACTCACTCAGCGTCGGCGCCGACGGCCCGATCCTCCTCCAGGACAGCTATCTGATCGAGAAGATGGCCCAGTTCAACCGCGAGCGCGTCCCCGAGCGGGTGGTGCACGCCAAGGGCTCGGGGGCGTACGGGACCTTCCAGGTCACGGGCGACGTCAGCGAGCTGACGAAGGCCGACGTCTTCCAGCCCGGCCGCCGCACCCGGATGCTGGCCCGCTTCTCGACCGTCGCGGGTGAGCAGGGCAGCCCCGACACCTGGCGGGACCCGCGCGGCTTCGCGCTGAAGTTCTACACCCGCGACGGCGTGTACGACATGGTGGGCAACAACACGCCGATCTTCTTCATGCGCGACCCCAGCAAGTTCCAGGACTTCATCCGCTCGCAGAAGCGCACCCTCGACTCGAACCTGCGCGACAACGACATGCAGTGGGACTACTGGACGCTCTCGCCGGAGTCGGCGCACCAGGTGACGTACCTGATGGGCGACCGCGGCATCCCCAGGACCTACCGGCACATGAACGGCTACAGCTCCCACACCTACCTGTGGACCAACGCCGCCGGCAAGCGCACCTGGATCAAGTACCACTTCAAGACCGACCAGGGCGTCGGGTACCTCAGCGACGCCGACGCCGCCGCGCTGGCCGGCGAGGACGCCGACTTCCACCGCCGCGACCTGGCCGAGGCCATCGCCCGCGGCGAGGCCCCGTCGTGGACGCTGTACGTGCAGGCGATCCCGTACGACGACGCGCCGGACTACCGCTTCAACATCTTCGACGTCACCAAGACCGTCCCGCACGGCGACTACCCGCTGACCGAGGTCGGCCGGATGACGCTCGACACCAACCCCGAGGACTACTTCGTCCACATCGAGCAGGCCGCCTTCGAACCCAGCAACCTGGTGCCGGGCATCGGCCCGTCGCCGGACAAGATGCTCCAGGCCCGCCTCTTCTCCTACGCCGACACCCACCGCTACCGCATCGGCACCAACTACGCGCAACTGCCGCCCAACCAGTCGGAGACCGAGGTCCGTTCGTACGCCAAGGACGGCGCCATGCGCTACCACCCGCCCAACGTGGCCCGCCCCTACGCGCCCAACTCCTACGGCGGCCCCGCCGCCGACGAGGAGCGCTCCAACCACCCGCCGCGCTGGACGGTGGACACCGCGGAGATGGTCCGCGCCGCCTACACCCTGCACGCGGACGACGACGACTTCACCCAGCCGGGCACGCTGGTGCGCGACGTCCTGGACGACGCCGCCCGCGACCGCCTGGTCGGCAACGTCACCCGGCACCTGCTGAACGGCGTCAGCGAGCCCGTGCTGCAGCGCGCGGTCGCGTACTGGCGCAGCGTCGACCTGCGCACCGGCGACAGGATCGCCGCCGGCGTCCGGCAGAGCTGA
- a CDS encoding AMP-binding protein: MQLKPSAHADTFARDHLPPPGQWPDLVFPLPGLRYPDRLNCGAELLDATVERFGAGRPALHTAAGETWTYGELQRRTDRIAHVLTDDLGVLPGNRVLLRGPTTPWLVACWLAVMKAGAVAVTVLAAQRAHELRGICEIARIRHALCDARSLDDLARAEVADLTVVPYGGGEPGDLLRLADARPDTYAPVETSADDVALIAFTSGTTGRPKGCVHFHRDVLAIADTFSAHVLKPLPDDVFAGSPPLGFTFGLGGLVVFPMRAGASALLLEQAGPDRLLPAVAEHRVSVLFTAPTAYRAMLDKLGAYDTGSLRRCVSAGENLPAATWQEWRERTGLRIINGIGATEMLHIFISAADDDARPGTTGVPVPGYEARIVDAAGAGVPDGEPGLLAVRGPTGCRYLADERQREYVRGGWNLTGDTYVREPDGYFRYVARADDMIISAGYNIAGPEVEDALLRHPDVREAAVVGRPDAERGTVVVAYAVLREGVVRGPETEAALREFTKGEITPYKCPKEILFTDALPRTPTGKLQRYRLREEQAGRAAGNR, from the coding sequence ATGCAGCTCAAGCCTTCCGCCCACGCCGACACCTTCGCCCGCGACCACCTCCCGCCGCCCGGGCAGTGGCCGGACCTGGTCTTCCCGCTGCCCGGCCTGCGCTACCCCGACCGGCTCAACTGCGGCGCGGAGCTGCTCGACGCGACCGTCGAGCGGTTCGGCGCCGGCCGCCCCGCCCTGCACACCGCCGCCGGCGAGACGTGGACGTACGGCGAACTCCAGCGCCGCACCGACCGGATCGCGCACGTGCTGACCGACGACCTCGGCGTGCTGCCCGGCAACCGCGTGCTGCTGCGCGGGCCCACCACACCCTGGCTGGTGGCCTGCTGGCTGGCCGTCATGAAGGCGGGCGCGGTCGCCGTCACCGTGCTGGCCGCGCAGCGCGCGCACGAGCTGCGCGGCATCTGCGAGATCGCGCGGATACGGCACGCGCTGTGCGACGCCCGTTCGCTCGACGACCTGGCCCGCGCGGAGGTGGCGGATCTGACGGTGGTCCCGTACGGCGGCGGGGAGCCCGGCGACCTCCTGCGCCTCGCCGACGCGAGACCCGACACGTACGCGCCCGTGGAAACCTCCGCCGACGACGTCGCGCTCATCGCCTTCACCTCCGGCACCACCGGCCGGCCCAAGGGCTGCGTCCACTTCCACCGCGACGTGCTGGCCATCGCGGACACCTTCTCCGCGCACGTGCTCAAGCCCCTCCCCGACGACGTGTTCGCGGGCAGCCCGCCGCTGGGCTTCACCTTCGGCCTCGGCGGCCTCGTGGTCTTCCCGATGCGGGCCGGCGCCTCGGCGCTGCTGCTGGAGCAGGCCGGGCCCGACCGGCTGCTGCCCGCGGTCGCGGAGCACCGGGTGTCGGTGCTGTTCACCGCCCCGACCGCGTACCGGGCGATGCTCGACAAGCTCGGCGCGTACGACACCGGCTCGCTGCGCCGCTGCGTGTCCGCGGGCGAGAACCTGCCGGCGGCCACCTGGCAGGAGTGGCGCGAGCGCACCGGGCTGCGGATCATCAACGGCATCGGCGCCACCGAGATGCTGCACATCTTCATCTCCGCCGCCGACGACGACGCCCGCCCGGGGACGACGGGCGTGCCGGTGCCCGGGTACGAGGCGCGGATCGTGGACGCGGCCGGGGCCGGGGTGCCGGACGGGGAGCCGGGGCTGCTGGCGGTGCGCGGGCCCACGGGGTGCCGGTATCTGGCCGACGAGCGGCAGCGGGAGTACGTGCGGGGCGGCTGGAATCTGACCGGCGACACGTATGTGCGCGAGCCCGACGGGTACTTCCGGTATGTGGCACGTGCGGACGACATGATCATCTCGGCCGGGTACAACATCGCGGGACCCGAGGTCGAGGACGCGCTGCTGCGCCACCCGGACGTGCGGGAGGCGGCGGTGGTGGGCCGTCCGGACGCGGAGCGGGGCACGGTGGTCGTGGCGTACGCGGTGCTGCGCGAGGGCGTGGTGCGGGGGCCGGAGACGGAGGCGGCGCTGCGGGAGTTCACGAAGGGCGAGATCACGCCGTACAAGTGCCCGAAGGAGATCCTCTTCACGGACGCGCTGCCGCGGACGCCGACCGGGAAGCTGCAGCGCTACCGGCTGCGGGAGGAGCAGGCCGGCCGGGCGGCCGGGAATCGCTAG
- a CDS encoding alpha/beta fold hydrolase, giving the protein MPVCTTRDGVDIFYKDWGTGRPVVFIHGWPLNGDAWQDQLKAVADAGFRGIAHDRRGHGRSTPVFDGYDFDTFADDLNDLLTELDLRDVTLVAHSMGGGELARYIGRHGTGRVRSAVLLSAIPPLMLQGPDNPEGVPQKVFDDIKAGILHERSQFWQETAVGFFSANREGTKATRGNQDAFWYMAMAETIEGGVACVDAFAATDFHEDLRKFDVPTLVVHGDDDQVVPIDATGRKTAEIVRDAELKVYEGGSHGIALVPGFKEKFNQDLLAFLQK; this is encoded by the coding sequence ATGCCGGTTTGCACGACACGCGACGGTGTCGACATCTTCTACAAGGACTGGGGCACGGGGCGCCCCGTGGTGTTCATCCACGGCTGGCCGCTGAACGGCGACGCCTGGCAGGACCAGCTCAAGGCCGTGGCCGACGCCGGCTTCCGCGGCATCGCGCACGACCGGCGGGGGCACGGACGGTCCACGCCGGTCTTCGACGGGTACGACTTCGACACCTTCGCCGACGACCTGAACGACCTGCTCACCGAACTTGACCTGCGGGACGTCACTCTGGTGGCACATTCCATGGGCGGCGGCGAGCTGGCCCGCTACATCGGCAGGCACGGCACCGGGCGGGTCCGTTCCGCGGTGCTTCTCTCGGCGATCCCGCCGCTGATGCTCCAGGGCCCGGACAATCCCGAGGGCGTGCCGCAGAAGGTCTTCGACGACATCAAGGCCGGGATCCTCCACGAGCGCTCGCAGTTCTGGCAAGAGACGGCCGTCGGCTTCTTCTCCGCGAACCGCGAAGGCACCAAGGCGACCCGGGGCAACCAGGACGCCTTCTGGTACATGGCCATGGCCGAGACCATCGAGGGCGGGGTCGCCTGCGTCGACGCCTTCGCGGCCACCGACTTCCACGAGGACCTCCGGAAGTTCGACGTGCCGACCCTCGTCGTCCACGGCGACGACGACCAGGTCGTGCCGATCGACGCCACCGGCCGCAAGACCGCCGAGATCGTCCGGGACGCCGAGCTGAAGGTCTACGAGGGCGGCAGCCACGGCATCGCCCTCGTGCCGGGCTTCAAGGAGAAGTTCAACCAGGACCTGCTGGCATTCCTCCAGAAGTGA
- the acnA gene encoding aconitate hydratase AcnA, whose product MSANSFDARSTLQVGGESYEIFRLDKVTGAARLPYSLKVLLENLLRTEDGANITADHIRALGGWDSQAQPSREIQFTPARVIMQDFTGVPCVVDLATMREAVKALGGDPARINPLAPAELVIDHSVIADKFGTPDSFQVNVELEYGRNRERYQFLRWGQTAFDEFKVVPPGTGIVHQVNIEHLARVVMVRDGKAYPDTLVGTDSHTTMVNGLGVLGWGVGGIEAEAAMLGQPVSMLIPRVVGFKLTGELPTGTTATDLVLTITEMLRKHGVVGKFVEFYGAGVGQIPLANRATIGNMSPEFGSTAAIFPIDAETITYLKLTGRDAQQLALVEEYAKAQGLWHDPAHEPEYSEYLELDLATVVPSLAGPKRPQDRIELSKAAEQFRLDVRNYVEDADEPGKESFPASDAPASSNGVPTRVTPVTAPDGTTYEIDHGAVTVAAITSCTNTSNPSVMVGAALLAKKAVEKGLTRKPWVKTTLAPGSKVVMDYYDRAGLTPYLDKLGFNLVGYGCTTCIGNSGPLPEEISKAVNEHDLAVTSVLSGNRNFEGRINPDVKMNYLASPPLVVAYALAGTMKTDITREPLGTDKEGKPVYLKDIWPSEQEVEQVVAAAIGEEMFTESYQDVFAGDAQWQALPIPTGDTFAWDAESTYVRKPPYFDGMGMHPAPVADIAGARVLALLGDSVTTDHISPAGAIKADTPAGKYLTEHGVTRRDFNSYGSRRGNHEIMIRGTFANIRLRNQIAPGTEGGYTRDFTRADAPVSFIYDAAQNYAAAGTPLVVLAGKEYGSGSSRDWAAKGTALLGVRAVIAESYERIHRSNLIGMGVLPLQFPAGATAQSLGLAGEETFTFTGITALNDGAIPETVKVTTDTGVEFDAVVRIDTPGEADYYRNGGILHYVLRSLIRD is encoded by the coding sequence GTGTCGGCGAACAGCTTCGACGCCCGCAGCACGCTGCAGGTGGGCGGCGAGTCGTACGAGATCTTCCGGCTGGACAAGGTGACCGGCGCCGCCCGGCTCCCGTACAGCCTGAAGGTGCTGCTGGAGAACCTGCTCCGCACCGAGGACGGCGCGAACATCACCGCCGACCACATCCGGGCCCTCGGCGGCTGGGACTCCCAGGCGCAGCCGAGCCGGGAGATCCAGTTCACGCCGGCCCGCGTGATCATGCAGGACTTCACCGGCGTCCCCTGCGTCGTCGACCTCGCCACCATGCGCGAGGCCGTCAAGGCCCTGGGCGGCGACCCCGCCCGGATCAACCCGCTGGCCCCGGCCGAGCTGGTCATCGACCACTCCGTGATCGCCGACAAGTTCGGCACCCCGGACTCCTTCCAGGTCAACGTGGAGCTGGAGTACGGGCGCAACCGCGAGCGCTACCAGTTCCTGCGCTGGGGCCAGACCGCGTTCGACGAGTTCAAGGTCGTCCCGCCCGGCACCGGCATCGTGCACCAGGTGAACATCGAGCACCTGGCGCGCGTCGTCATGGTCCGCGACGGCAAGGCGTACCCCGACACCCTCGTCGGCACCGACAGCCACACCACCATGGTCAACGGCCTCGGCGTGCTCGGCTGGGGCGTCGGCGGCATCGAGGCCGAGGCGGCGATGCTCGGCCAGCCCGTCTCGATGCTCATCCCGCGGGTCGTCGGCTTCAAGCTCACCGGCGAGCTGCCCACCGGCACCACCGCCACCGACCTGGTGCTGACCATCACCGAGATGCTGCGCAAGCACGGCGTCGTCGGCAAGTTCGTCGAGTTCTACGGCGCGGGCGTCGGCCAGATCCCGCTGGCCAACCGGGCGACGATCGGCAACATGTCGCCGGAGTTCGGCTCCACCGCCGCGATCTTCCCGATCGACGCCGAGACGATCACGTACCTGAAGCTCACCGGCCGCGACGCGCAGCAGCTCGCCCTGGTCGAGGAGTACGCCAAGGCCCAGGGCCTGTGGCACGACCCGGCGCACGAGCCGGAGTACTCCGAGTACCTGGAGCTGGACCTCGCCACGGTGGTGCCCTCGCTCGCCGGGCCGAAGCGCCCGCAGGACCGCATCGAGCTGTCGAAGGCCGCCGAGCAGTTCCGCCTCGACGTGCGCAACTACGTCGAGGACGCGGACGAGCCCGGCAAGGAATCCTTCCCCGCCTCCGACGCCCCCGCCTCCTCCAACGGCGTACCGACCCGCGTCACCCCGGTGACCGCGCCCGACGGCACGACCTACGAGATCGACCACGGCGCCGTCACCGTCGCCGCCATCACCTCCTGCACCAACACCTCCAACCCGTCCGTCATGGTCGGCGCGGCGCTGCTGGCGAAGAAGGCGGTGGAGAAGGGCCTGACCCGCAAGCCGTGGGTGAAGACCACGCTCGCGCCGGGCTCCAAGGTCGTCATGGACTACTACGACCGGGCGGGGCTCACCCCGTACCTCGACAAGCTCGGCTTCAACCTCGTCGGCTACGGCTGCACCACCTGCATCGGCAACTCGGGACCGCTGCCGGAGGAGATCTCCAAGGCCGTCAACGAGCACGACCTGGCCGTCACCTCGGTGCTCTCCGGCAACCGGAACTTCGAGGGCCGGATCAACCCCGACGTGAAGATGAACTACCTGGCGTCGCCGCCGCTGGTCGTCGCATACGCGCTCGCGGGCACCATGAAGACCGACATCACCCGCGAGCCGCTGGGCACGGACAAGGAGGGCAAGCCGGTCTACCTGAAGGACATCTGGCCCAGCGAGCAGGAGGTCGAGCAGGTCGTCGCCGCCGCGATCGGCGAGGAGATGTTCACCGAGTCGTACCAGGACGTCTTCGCCGGCGACGCGCAGTGGCAGGCGCTGCCGATCCCGACGGGCGACACCTTCGCCTGGGACGCCGAGTCCACCTACGTGCGCAAGCCCCCGTACTTCGACGGCATGGGCATGCACCCGGCACCGGTCGCTGACATCGCGGGCGCCCGCGTGCTGGCCCTGCTCGGCGACTCGGTCACCACCGACCACATCTCGCCGGCCGGCGCCATCAAGGCCGACACCCCGGCGGGCAAGTACCTCACCGAGCACGGCGTGACCCGCCGCGACTTCAACAGCTACGGCTCCCGCCGCGGCAACCACGAGATCATGATCCGCGGCACCTTCGCCAACATCCGGCTGCGCAACCAGATCGCCCCGGGCACGGAGGGCGGCTACACCCGCGACTTCACCCGTGCGGACGCGCCGGTCTCCTTCATCTACGACGCGGCCCAGAACTACGCCGCGGCCGGCACCCCGCTGGTGGTGCTGGCGGGCAAGGAGTACGGCTCCGGCTCGTCGCGCGACTGGGCGGCCAAGGGCACGGCGCTGCTCGGCGTCCGCGCGGTGATCGCCGAGTCGTACGAGCGCATCCACCGCTCGAACCTCATCGGCATGGGCGTCCTGCCCCTGCAGTTCCCCGCGGGCGCCACGGCGCAGTCGCTGGGCCTGGCGGGCGAGGAGACCTTCACCTTCACGGGGATCACGGCCCTGAACGACGGCGCCATCCCGGAGACGGTGAAGGTGACGACGGACACGGGCGTGGAGTTCGACGCGGTGGTACGGATCGACACCCCCGGCGAGGCGGACTACTACCGCAACGGCGGCATCCTCCACTACGTCCTCCGCTCCCTCATCCGCGACTGA
- a CDS encoding RidA family protein: MSVHRVNPASLARPSGFSHAVTATGSSLVFLAGQTALDGAGRVVGDTLPAQFEQALGNLLTALGACAGEPAHLTRVTVYATDPEDYRAHAAELGRIWRRLAGDTYPAMALIGVTRLWDTEALVELDGIAVLP, from the coding sequence GTGTCCGTCCACCGCGTCAACCCCGCCTCCCTCGCCCGCCCCTCCGGCTTCAGCCACGCCGTCACCGCGACCGGCTCCTCCCTCGTCTTCCTCGCCGGCCAGACCGCCCTCGACGGCGCCGGCCGGGTCGTCGGCGACACCCTCCCCGCCCAGTTCGAGCAGGCCCTCGGCAACCTCCTCACCGCGCTCGGCGCCTGCGCGGGGGAGCCCGCCCACCTCACCCGCGTCACCGTCTACGCCACCGACCCCGAGGACTACCGCGCCCACGCCGCCGAACTGGGCCGCATCTGGCGCCGGCTGGCCGGCGACACGTACCCGGCGATGGCGCTGATCGGCGTCACCCGGCTCTGGGACACCGAGGCGCTGGTCGAGCTGGACGGCATCGCGGTGCTGCCGTGA
- a CDS encoding SAM-dependent methyltransferase, whose translation MNPLPGDAEPEIDLHTDRPHSARVYDYLLGGKDNFAPDRAAGDASVRAWPSLPTSMKQTRVFMHRVTRTLARDYGVRQFLDIGTGIPTPPNLHEVAQEVAPECRVVYVDNDPIVLAHARALLQSTKQGRTGYIQADLRDPESILGDPQLRKVLDLDRPVALSLIAIVHFILDEDDPQGIVARLLSALAPGSFLALTVFTGDTDPERVAGVGREYNERGIPLEIRDRAEAERFFAGLEPIDPGVTLVHHWRPDGIGESVPNSHIAMYGGVARKPA comes from the coding sequence ATGAACCCCTTACCCGGCGACGCCGAGCCCGAGATCGACCTGCACACCGACCGCCCGCACTCCGCGCGGGTCTACGACTACCTCCTCGGCGGCAAGGACAACTTCGCCCCCGACCGCGCCGCGGGCGACGCCTCGGTGCGCGCCTGGCCCAGCCTGCCGACCTCCATGAAGCAGACCCGCGTCTTCATGCACCGGGTCACCAGGACGCTGGCCCGCGACTACGGCGTACGGCAGTTCCTGGACATCGGCACCGGCATACCGACACCGCCGAACCTCCACGAGGTGGCCCAGGAGGTCGCCCCGGAGTGCCGGGTGGTGTACGTGGACAACGACCCCATCGTCCTCGCCCACGCCCGCGCGCTGCTGCAGAGCACCAAGCAGGGCAGGACCGGCTACATCCAGGCCGACCTGCGCGACCCCGAGTCCATCCTCGGCGACCCCCAACTGCGCAAGGTGCTCGACCTCGACCGGCCCGTCGCGCTGTCGCTCATCGCCATCGTCCACTTCATCCTCGACGAGGACGACCCGCAGGGCATCGTCGCCCGGCTGCTGAGCGCGCTGGCGCCGGGCAGCTTCCTGGCGCTGACCGTCTTCACCGGCGACACCGACCCGGAGCGCGTCGCGGGCGTCGGCCGCGAGTACAACGAGCGCGGCATCCCGCTGGAGATCCGCGACCGGGCCGAGGCGGAGCGGTTCTTCGCGGGCCTGGAGCCGATCGACCCGGGCGTGACGCTGGTCCACCACTGGCGGCCCGACGGCATCGGCGAGTCGGTGCCGAACTCGCACATCGCGATGTACGGCGGCGTGGCCCGCAAGCCGGCCTGA
- a CDS encoding acyl-CoA dehydrogenase family protein: MAQEHPSQPQPPQPFALDPGLQAWCAGLRAFAARRLRPLAEAGTPGRVNRPLLAALGAPGDDGEPGLLARVFPAAGPVSALTLCLLRESLARECTEAETALALQGLGAYPVVQAGTREQRERWLPEVTAGRAVAAFALTEPEAGSDAAALRLAAEPDGPGRWRLTGEKKWISNAPEADVATVFARTTPDAGARGVTAFLVPAGRPGLTGEPLTMLSPHPIGTLRFDGVPVTAADVLGEVDGGFRTAMATLNLFRPSVGAFAVGMAQAALDAALDHAGRREAFGGPLKDLQSVAHTLAETATRVEAARLLVYAAASAYDAGAPDVARRAAMAKLLATETAQAAVDAAVQIHGARALEAGHLLEHLYREVRAPRIYEGATEVQRSIIAKELYRR, encoded by the coding sequence ATGGCGCAGGAGCACCCGTCGCAGCCGCAGCCGCCACAGCCCTTCGCGCTCGACCCCGGGCTCCAGGCGTGGTGCGCCGGGCTGCGCGCGTTCGCCGCGCGGCGGCTGCGCCCGCTGGCCGAGGCGGGCACGCCCGGCCGGGTCAACCGGCCGCTCCTCGCCGCCCTCGGCGCCCCGGGCGACGACGGCGAACCCGGCCTGCTGGCCCGGGTGTTCCCCGCCGCAGGACCGGTCTCGGCGCTCACGCTCTGCCTGCTGCGCGAGTCGCTGGCCCGCGAGTGCACCGAGGCCGAGACGGCGCTCGCGCTCCAGGGGCTCGGCGCGTACCCCGTCGTGCAGGCCGGGACGCGGGAGCAGCGGGAGCGCTGGCTGCCGGAGGTGACGGCCGGGCGCGCGGTTGCCGCCTTCGCGCTGACCGAGCCGGAGGCGGGCTCCGACGCCGCGGCGCTGCGGCTGGCCGCCGAGCCGGACGGGCCGGGACGGTGGCGGCTGACCGGCGAGAAGAAGTGGATCTCCAACGCCCCGGAGGCCGACGTCGCCACCGTCTTCGCCCGCACCACGCCGGACGCCGGCGCCCGCGGCGTCACCGCCTTCCTCGTGCCCGCCGGCCGCCCGGGGCTGACCGGCGAGCCGCTCACCATGCTCAGCCCGCACCCCATCGGCACCCTGCGCTTCGACGGCGTCCCCGTCACCGCGGCCGACGTGCTCGGGGAGGTCGACGGCGGCTTCCGTACCGCGATGGCGACGCTCAACCTCTTCCGCCCCTCCGTCGGCGCGTTCGCCGTCGGCATGGCGCAGGCGGCGCTCGACGCGGCGCTGGACCACGCCGGGCGGCGGGAGGCGTTCGGCGGGCCGCTGAAGGACCTGCAGTCCGTCGCGCACACCCTCGCCGAGACGGCCACCCGCGTCGAGGCGGCCCGGCTGCTGGTGTACGCGGCGGCGTCGGCGTACGACGCGGGCGCGCCGGACGTCGCCCGCCGGGCGGCGATGGCGAAGCTGCTGGCCACGGAGACCGCGCAGGCGGCCGTCGACGCGGCGGTGCAGATCCACGGCGCCCGCGCGCTGGAGGCCGGGCATCTGCTGGAGCACCTGTACCGCGAGGTGCGCGCGCCGCGTATCTACGAGGGGGCGACGGAGGTGCAGCGGAGCATCATCGCCAAGGAGCTGTACCGCCGTTGA
- a CDS encoding PaaX family transcriptional regulator yields the protein MPAERTPRSLIVSFYGAFGRGEDAGSGRVPVAALIRLLGAVGVDAPAVRSAVSRLKRRGLLVPVRHEGEAAYALSPSARTLLDDGDRRIYRREAPAGPGDWLLAVFSVPEPERQKRHLLRSRLARLGFGQAAPGVWIAPAHVAEETRHTLRRLELAPYVDLFRGAHEGFTPTPEAVARWWDLPATAKLHEAFLDAHEPVLARWSARPAAERAAERAAERAAERAAGPDAYRDYLLALDTWRHLPYADPGLPAEVLPPGWPGARAAAVFAALDDRLRAPASRFVHATLHTP from the coding sequence GTGCCAGCCGAACGAACCCCGCGCTCCCTGATCGTCAGCTTCTACGGCGCGTTCGGCCGCGGCGAGGACGCGGGCTCCGGGCGCGTGCCGGTGGCGGCGCTGATCCGGCTGCTGGGCGCGGTGGGCGTGGACGCGCCCGCGGTGCGCTCCGCGGTCTCCCGGCTCAAGCGGCGCGGGCTGCTGGTGCCCGTACGGCACGAAGGGGAGGCCGCGTACGCCCTGTCACCGTCCGCCCGCACCCTCCTCGACGACGGCGACCGCCGCATCTACCGCCGGGAGGCCCCGGCGGGCCCCGGCGACTGGCTGCTGGCGGTGTTCTCCGTACCTGAGCCGGAACGGCAGAAGCGCCACCTGCTGCGCTCCCGGCTGGCCCGGCTGGGCTTCGGGCAGGCGGCCCCCGGCGTGTGGATCGCCCCGGCGCATGTCGCGGAGGAGACCCGGCACACCCTGCGCCGCCTGGAACTCGCGCCGTACGTCGACCTCTTCCGCGGCGCCCACGAGGGCTTCACGCCGACGCCGGAGGCGGTGGCGCGGTGGTGGGACCTCCCGGCCACGGCGAAGCTGCACGAGGCGTTCCTGGACGCCCACGAGCCGGTGCTGGCGAGGTGGTCCGCCCGCCCGGCGGCGGAGCGGGCGGCGGAGCGGGCGGCGGAGCGGGCGGCGGAGCGGGCGGCGGGCCCGGACGCGTACCGCGACTACCTCCTGGCCCTCGACACCTGGCGCCACCTCCCCTACGCCGACCCGGGCCTGCCCGCCGAGGTCCTGCCCCCCGGCTGGCCGGGCGCCCGCGCGGCGGCGGTCTTCGCGGCCCTGGACGACCGCCTGCGAGCGCCCGCGTCGCGGTTCGTCCACGCCACCCTGCACACACCCTGA